The following DNA comes from Fibrobacter sp..
TCACCGTACGAGGAACGGAGGCCAGAGTAACGCCTTCGGGGAGCTTGAAGTCCTTGGCGTAGAAGGTCACGTTGGTCTCAAAGTCGGAGATATCCAGTTCCAGAACGGTCGGAATGGAAGCCGGCTTGGCAGAGAGCATCAGGTAATGAGTTTCCTGAGCC
Coding sequences within:
- a CDS encoding 50S ribosomal protein L25; the encoded protein is AQETHYLMLSAKPASIPTVLELDISDFETNVTFYAKDFKLPEGVTLASVPRTVIFSISSKSKKKDAADAAAPAAEAAAPAAAAAAPAAEAK